From the genome of Hippoglossus stenolepis isolate QCI-W04-F060 chromosome 13, HSTE1.2, whole genome shotgun sequence:
GACATGAATCAGTCGCTGTTTCTCTTTTCGTGACGGAAACGTGACAGAGACGTGACAGAGACGTGACAGAGACGTGACAGAGACGTTACAGAGACGTGACGGAGACGTTACAGAGATGTGACAGAGACGTGACAGAGACGTGATGGAGACGTTACAGAGAAGCTCTTGCTCTTGCTCTTGCTCTTGCTCTTGCTCTTGCTCTTGCTCTTGGTCCTGTTCCTGGTTCTGGTCTAACTGGCTGCcatggttgtatttgtgttgcagTATCGAACTATGAGAACGTGGGGGAGACGGGTTCAGAGACGGACGAGGACGACAGGACACTGGTTGCTGAAGACAATGGAGGAGGATtgggggacgaggaggaggggggcagcCCTCCCGGTGTGCCCGCTCTGGAGGTGTCGAACCGGGTCGCCCTGCTTTCATACCAGGGGCAGGGGATCCCAGAGGGCCGGGAGGGGCAACCGAGCCGACACCACAGCTGTGGACTAAACACCAACGGACACGTGGACAGCACCGGTGAGACTCTGCAGCGCCAAAGATGTAATCTTAATAATTTTAATGTTAATCAACACTTGTCTTTGTTCTGGAGCTTTCTGTCGTATCACATGATAGGTTCAGCTGTTTGATTTCAAACCTTATCAACCAACTcatgtcctgttttttttaaaggcaacaCGATAAAaccaaaagtgttttaaatgaaacagaGGTTTTAAAGTTGAGACGAGATAATGAAGAACGAACgagaagaaagaaggaagagtGAAGGAaggaacaggaaacaaaaaataaaaagacagatgacggagaaacaagaagtgAAAGTCTTTATTATGAAATCACCTTGATGCCAGGCCTCTagtgacctgcagtgacctGCAGGGACCTGCAGAGTACTTTAGTGACCTGTGGTGACCTTTAGTGACCTCTAGTGACCTGCAGGGACCTGCAGTGACCTGTGGGGACATGTGGGGACCTGTAGTGACCTGTGGTGACCTgcagtgacctgcagtgacatGTAGTGACCTGTGGGGACCTGTAGTGACCTGTGGTGACCTgcagtgacctgcagtgacctGTGGTGACCTGTAGTGACCTGCGGTGACCTGCGGTGACCTGTGGGGACCTGTAGTGACCTGTGGTGACCTGTagtgacctgcagtgacctGCGGGGACCTTTAGTGACCTGTGGTGACCTGCAGTGACCTGTGGGGACCTGTAATGACCTGTGGGGACCTGTagtgacctgcagtgacctGCAGGGACCTGTagtgacctgcagtgacctAGTGACCTGTGGGGACCTGCAGAGCTGAGCACATGAATCAATGATGAACTTCTTTGTGTCGTTTCATGTCTCAGACGACAGGAAGGACGAGTGTGAACGAGCCGGACTGCAGGTGTCACTGCAAACTGTCGGAAACAACACAGGTGAGATCAATGTTTAACAATCATATGGAGACACGCCCcctttattttctaatattctgAAGGAAattctcagaatgaaaaagatttatttatatatatacatttttattgaagtATTATCAACATATTGACTTATTACTTTCCTGTATTCAGCCTTCACTGCtacatttataatataatgatCCCTAATTTTGGCTTgtagcagtaaaataaaatgtgtaatgTTAGGTGACATAAACATCGTAATACAGACGTAGTGCAGTGGTACTTACAGAAAGTGCAGTGGGACACAAGGCTCCATCCTCAATCCTCTCTGGTTCACTTTAATTTTATCATCACAGAATAATATATGCTTTTAAACAGATGATCGTGTTTTATATGTCACGGGCTCATGTCGTGTTCATACTGAACACATGTCTCATGAGTCTGAACAAGTATGTTTTCCTGTGCTCAGTGAGACGACTGGAAGTCTCCCAACTGGACGAGTACTTCCTGAAACGTAAACTGGAGGAAGCTCACCCTGCGTCCATCGCCGAGTACCTACAACGCAGCGACACTGCCATCATCTACCCTGAGGCCCCGGAGGAGGTGACGAGGCTGGGAACACCCGAGGCCGTTAGTCCGGACGAGAGCGAACAAGGTGAGACGAGCAAAAAAATCTGTGGGCTTAAACACGTGTTGTGTGATTTCATCAAACACTTTTAGATAAACGCAAAAACTATGAACcttcattctttaaaaaaaagtgtcctttggcaaaatactgaaccccaaatttcccttgcacatagatgcactaaatgtgtgtgtgaatggaaaaaCTGTACTTAAAGGTGacatcaggactagaaaagatcaatataaatacacattatttacCATATAAGAAAGAGATTTATAAACACTGTGCTCAGAAATAATGACTACGAATAAAAGAAATCTTGAGTTTAAATTTGATTAAGTCTAAATGTTCATGAAAAATTAATCAAGCCAagttaaaaatctatttaatttaattatataaaatcaGCAAAGATCCCAAAACATCTTGATAAAATCATTTTGAGactaaatgttgtgtttctacAGACGACTTCAGTGTCACGTTAGTTTCTATACAGATGACACCATTATTAATAAGCTTTGTTATAAGTGTAAAACCTTGTAACTGTGACTCAGCAGTTTAACACCAATGACTCTTTGTGTTGACGTGTGACGGAACAGAGACATCAAGActagaagaaaatgttttgtcacataaaataaaatctgcaggTAACAGAAAAACCATGTCTCATAAAtcagttgacctttgacctctgcagaCCTGCCGCCCGGCACACCTGACGACTTTGCCCAGCTGCTCACCTGTCCGTACTGCGACCGCGGCTACAAACGCCTGACGTCTCTGAAGGAACACATCAAATATCGTCACGAGAAGAACGAGGAGAGCTTCGCCTGCCCGTTGTGCACCGACACCTTCGGCCACCGCACGCAGCTGGAGCGTCACATGACCTCGCACAAACCCCCAAGAGACCAGGTACACCGGCATTAGGCCGccatcttctttttattttcagctgcgATTAAATATCCAGGTCACATGATTGTGAACACAATCACATCTCAAGGTTTAAAGAGTGAATCAAGTTTTAATCCAGAGTGAATTCAGTTTAAAGACCACAGCCGTTCACcacatgtctctgtctcttctctgtctgtgtctcttctctgtctgtgtctcttctctgtctgtgtctcctgtgtgaaTCCAGTTTGAATCCCATTTAAATCCAGTGTGAATCCAGTTCAAGTGTGAACATATGATCTCCGCTTTAATCCTCTCATGacatacattttctgttcatttgtttacGTTAActgttaaagtgaaaatatttatatttattttttcttatgaATTCACGTATGACCCTTCCCCGTCTTGAATAAGTTTAAATTGGTGACGTCAGGTCTATTTAATGATCTGTTTGTAAACCTGGTCACGTGTCTCCTCCCACACTCTGTTTGTTCTCTCTGCAGCCGCCGCTCAGCGAAGAAGCTGGAAACAGAAAGTTTAAATGCAGTGAGTGTGGAAAAGCCTTCAAATACAAGCATCACCTGAAGGAGCACCTTCGTATTCACAGCGGTGAGTCGCAGCCTCAAGGTCATCGTCATCATATCTGTCATTTCACAATGTTCCTCTTCAATGTCTCAGGATGTGTCAATCAACTCATCTCTGAACGTCAACAATAAAGACGCCAACATTCTGCACTgacatgaatatataaaaaaatatatatactgtatatgaatatttatatcAAAATTGTCTATACATATGTATACATACacgtatgtatgtgtgtatatatatacactaccgttcaaaagtttggggtcacttagaaatttccttgtttttcaaagaaaagcactgtttttttcaatgaagataacattaaattaatcagaaatacactctatacattgttaatgtggtaaatgactattctaggtggaaacgtctggtttttaatgaaatatctacataggtgtatagaggcccatttccagcaactatcactccagtgttctaaggtacattgtgtttgctaatcgccttagaagactaatggatgattagaaaacccttgaaaacccttgtgcaattatgttagcacagctgaaaactgttttgctggtgagagaagctataaaactggccttcctttgagctagttgagtatctggagcatcacatttgtgggttcgattatactctcaaaatggccagaaaaagagaactttcatgtgaaactcgccagtctgttcttgttcttagaaatgaaggctattccaatgcgagaaattgcgaagaaactgaacatttcctacaacggtgtgtactactcccttcagagaacagcacaaacgggctctaaccagagtagaaagagaagtgggaggcccggtgcacaactcagcaagaagacaagtatattagagtctctagtttgagaaatagacgcctcacaggtcctcaactggcagcttctttaaatggtaccccaaaacgccagtgtcagcgtctacagtgaagaggcgactcgggatgctggccttctaggcagagtggcaaagaaaaagccatatctgagactggccaataaaaagaaaagattgatatgggcaaaagaacacagacattggacagaggaagattggaaagcagtgttatggacagacgaatcaaagtttgaggtgtttggatcacacagaagaacatttgtgaggcagaacaggtgagaagatgctggaagagtgcctgacgccatctgtcaagcatggtggaggtcatgtgatggtctggggctgctttggtgctggtaaagtgggagatttgtacaaggtaaaagggattttaaataaggaaggctatcactccattttgcaacgccatgccatcccctgtggacagcgcttgattggagccagttccctcctacaacaggacaatgacccaaagcacacctccaaattatgcaagaactctttagggaagaagcaggcagctggtctgctgtctgtaatggagtggccagcgcagtcaccagatctcaaccccattgagctgctgtgggagcagcttgaccgtatggaacgcaagaagtgcccatcaagccaatccaacttgtgggaggggcttcaggaagcgtggggtgaaatttctacagattacctcaacgaaataacagctagaatgccaaaggtctgcaatgctggaactgctgcaaatggagcattctttgacgaaagcaaagtttgaagaacaaaattaatatttcaaataaaaatcattatttctaaccttgtcaatgtcttgactatattgTCTaatcattttgcaactcatttgataaataaaagtgggagttTTCttggaaaacatgaaattgtctgggtgaccccaaacttttgaacggtagtgtgtatatatatatatatatatatatatatatatatacatgtatgtgtacgtacacgcacacacacacactctttgtggtggaggggaacatgaatgtcacaataaaacatggatgtggttttgtgttgtgtttcaggtgaGAAGCCGTATGAGTGCTCCAACTGTAAGAAGAGGTTCTCCCACTCCGGCTCCTACAGTTCCCACATCAGCAGCAAGAAATGCATCGGCCTGATCACCGTCAATGGACGATTACGCAACGGAAACAACGGCAAGCCCGGCTCCTCCCCCAACTCCACAACCTCATCGCCAGAGAGCCCCGCCCTTGCCCAGCTCCGCCACAAACTGGAAAATGGCAGACCAATTGGTGCTCCAGATCAGCAGGGTCAGCTCGACATCAAAGCCGAGCCGATGGACTTCAACGAGTATCGGCTGCTCATGGCCTCGCAGCAAGGGTACGGGGGACCTGGGGTTCATCTCAACAGCTGTGGAGGAAGTCCTCTGGGGATACACAGCTCCTCTCAAAGCCCCCTTCAACACCTGGGAGGCATGGGACTTGAGCTCCCCCTTCTGGGCTACACAGGGCCTCTTGGTAACAACCTCAGTGAAGTTCAAAGGGTGCTTCAGATCATGGACAACACGGTGTGCAGGCAGAAGATGGATGGCAACCCAGAGGAGATCTCTAAGCTCAGGGCCTACATGAAAGAGCTGGGTGACCAGATGGAGGAGCAGAAGCAGGTCCAGGCCGGCTTCCAGGTATTGGGCCACAGCAGCCCAACAAAGAGCATCATTGACTACACACTGGAGAAGGTCAACGAGGCAAAAAGTCTGATTGATGATTCAAAGAGGCAACTGGACGTTAAGAAGGAGAAACCAAACCAATCAATGGATCTCAGTGGAGAGGAGAAATTCCCCCATGGCCAGAACCAGTTCCTGCCTTTCTCCTGCCAGTACTGCAAGGAGACGTTCCCTGGTCCCATCCCGCTGCATCAACACGAGCGCtacctgtgcaaaatgaacgAGGAGATCAAAGCCGTCCTGCAGCCGACCGAGAGCAGTTCTGTGGCTCGCAGGGGAGCGATGACCTCTGAGCTTCCCTCTAATGAGCGGGCGACCAGCCCCATCAACCCCTTCAAAGACCACGTGTCTGTGCTCAAGGCCTACTTTGCTATGAACACTGAGCCCAACTCAGAGGAACTGCTCAAAATTTCGATTGCTGTTGGTCTTCCTCAAGAGTTTGTAATGGAGTGGTTTGGCCAGTGGAAGAGTCAAAACCACCACCGAAGCAGTCTGATGAAAAAGTCTCCCCCTCATGATTGCAGTGGATCAGACAAGAAGCACAGCTTGAACCAGTCACCAATGTCGTTTCCTGTTTTCGATTTACATGGAGGCTTCGCTAACGGCAGTGCCAACCACAGACTCACAAAAGGGAACAAGTTTACAGCCAACAGGCAGACAGCAGGTGACAAACCATTAGACCCCTTGGACCACTTGAGGAGCAACACTCCATCACCTCTCAACCTTTCCTCTACTTCCTCCAAAAACTCTCAGAGTAGCTCGTACACTCCAAACAGCCTAGCTTCAGAGGATGCCCATGGGGATATACCACTAGACCTGTCGCTGCCCAAACACATGGCCCAGAGGCTTGCCACTCTCGGAGAGAAGCGACCCAGACAGAACGGTTTCATCATCGAGTACAGCGGACATGCGAAAGTACGAGAACAAGGGTCCAGTTCTTTAGACCTGGTCAACATCAAGAAGGAAGTACTGGGCTCTGAAAGTGGAGGGACCTCTGTCCACCAGCTGGAGAAAAGCACCAGTCCAATCTTTGGGATTAATCCCTTCGCAGGCGCTTCTGTCTACACCTCCCTGCCACCACATGGAGCTTTTCCTCCACCCACCTTTATGTCTTCTGCCCAGGCCACCATCCCAGGCCTCAGACCCTACCCCGTCCTTGACCCCATGAGCTTCCTGCCCCACATGGCCTATACATATGCCACTGGA
Proteins encoded in this window:
- the zeb2a gene encoding zinc finger E-box-binding homeobox 2a isoform X2, with product MKRIMAESPRCKRRKQANPRRKSVSNYENVGETGSETDEDDRTLVAEDNGGGLGDEEEGGSPPGVPALEVSNRVALLSYQGQGIPEGREGQPSRHHSCGLNTNGHVDSTDDRKDECERAGLQVSLQTVGNNTVRRLEVSQLDEYFLKRKLEEAHPASIAEYLQRSDTAIIYPEAPEEVTRLGTPEAVSPDESEQDLPPGTPDDFAQLLTCPYCDRGYKRLTSLKEHIKYRHEKNEESFACPLCTDTFGHRTQLERHMTSHKPPRDQPPLSEEAGNRKFKCSECGKAFKYKHHLKEHLRIHSGEKPYECSNCKKRFSHSGSYSSHISSKKCIGLITVNGRLRNGNNGKPGSSPNSTTSSPESPALAQLRHKLENGRPIGAPDQQGQLDIKAEPMDFNEYRLLMASQQGYGGPGVHLNSCGGSPLGIHSSSQSPLQHLGGMGLELPLLGYTGPLGNNLSEVQRVLQIMDNTVCRQKMDGNPEEISKLRAYMKELGDQMEEQKQVQAGFQVLGHSSPTKSIIDYTLEKVNEAKSLIDDSKRQLDVKKEKPNQSMDLSGEEKFPHGQNQFLPFSCQYCKETFPGPIPLHQHERYLCKMNEEIKAVLQPTESSSVARRGAMTSELPSNERATSPINPFKDHVSVLKAYFAMNTEPNSEELLKISIAVGLPQEFVMEWFGQWKSQNHHRSSLMKKSPPHDCSGSDKKHSLNQSPMSFPVFDLHGGFANGSANHRLTKGNKFTANRQTAGDKPLDPLDHLRSNTPSPLNLSSTSSKNSQSSSYTPNSLASEDAHGDIPLDLSLPKHMAQRLATLGEKRPRQNGFIIEYSGHAKVREQGSSSLDLVNIKKEVLGSESGGTSVHQLEKSTSPIFGINPFAGASVYTSLPPHGAFPPPTFMSSAQATIPGLRPYPVLDPMSFLPHMAYTYATGAATFAEMQQRRKYQRKPCFQEELLDGTVGYLSGLDDLTDSDSLLCRKKIKKTESGMYACDLCDKTFQKTSSLLRHKYEHTGKRPHQCQICKKAFKHKHHLIEHSRLHSGEKPYQCDKCGKRFSHSGSYSQHMNHRYSYCKREAEEREAAEREVREKGGGGGMVVGGVETTELLMRRAYLQGLGTLGYSDLEEQQEDGGCDLILRNGSEGRGGGEKREVDRKTYEEVIDRQEASFREREEEEEESDSRSQMHSTKDEDREDATQPMDESSREGKTDKQTEQDD
- the zeb2a gene encoding zinc finger E-box-binding homeobox 2a isoform X1, producing the protein MKRIMAESPRCKRRKQANPRRKSVSNYENVGETGSETDEDDRTLVAEDNGGGLGDEEEGGSPPGVPALEVSNRVALLSYQGQGIPEGREGQPSRHHSCGLNTNGHVDSTGETLQRQRYDRKDECERAGLQVSLQTVGNNTVRRLEVSQLDEYFLKRKLEEAHPASIAEYLQRSDTAIIYPEAPEEVTRLGTPEAVSPDESEQDLPPGTPDDFAQLLTCPYCDRGYKRLTSLKEHIKYRHEKNEESFACPLCTDTFGHRTQLERHMTSHKPPRDQPPLSEEAGNRKFKCSECGKAFKYKHHLKEHLRIHSGEKPYECSNCKKRFSHSGSYSSHISSKKCIGLITVNGRLRNGNNGKPGSSPNSTTSSPESPALAQLRHKLENGRPIGAPDQQGQLDIKAEPMDFNEYRLLMASQQGYGGPGVHLNSCGGSPLGIHSSSQSPLQHLGGMGLELPLLGYTGPLGNNLSEVQRVLQIMDNTVCRQKMDGNPEEISKLRAYMKELGDQMEEQKQVQAGFQVLGHSSPTKSIIDYTLEKVNEAKSLIDDSKRQLDVKKEKPNQSMDLSGEEKFPHGQNQFLPFSCQYCKETFPGPIPLHQHERYLCKMNEEIKAVLQPTESSSVARRGAMTSELPSNERATSPINPFKDHVSVLKAYFAMNTEPNSEELLKISIAVGLPQEFVMEWFGQWKSQNHHRSSLMKKSPPHDCSGSDKKHSLNQSPMSFPVFDLHGGFANGSANHRLTKGNKFTANRQTAGDKPLDPLDHLRSNTPSPLNLSSTSSKNSQSSSYTPNSLASEDAHGDIPLDLSLPKHMAQRLATLGEKRPRQNGFIIEYSGHAKVREQGSSSLDLVNIKKEVLGSESGGTSVHQLEKSTSPIFGINPFAGASVYTSLPPHGAFPPPTFMSSAQATIPGLRPYPVLDPMSFLPHMAYTYATGAATFAEMQQRRKYQRKPCFQEELLDGTVGYLSGLDDLTDSDSLLCRKKIKKTESGMYACDLCDKTFQKTSSLLRHKYEHTGKRPHQCQICKKAFKHKHHLIEHSRLHSGEKPYQCDKCGKRFSHSGSYSQHMNHRYSYCKREAEEREAAEREVREKGGGGGMVVGGVETTELLMRRAYLQGLGTLGYSDLEEQQEDGGCDLILRNGSEGRGGGEKREVDRKTYEEVIDRQEASFREREEEEEESDSRSQMHSTKDEDREDATQPMDESSREGKTDKQTEQDD
- the zeb2a gene encoding zinc finger E-box-binding homeobox 2a isoform X3; the protein is MKRIMAESPRCKRRKQANPRRKSVSNYENVGETGSETDEDDRTLVAEDNGGGLGDEEEGGSPPGVPALEVSNRVALLSYQGQGIPEGREGQPSRHHSCGLNTNGHVDSTGETLQRQRYDRKDECERAGLQVSLQTVGNNTVRRLEVSQLDEYFLKRKLEEAHPASIAEYLQRSDTAIIYPEAPEEVTRLGTPEAVSPDESEQDLPPGTPDDFAQLLTCPYCDRGYKRLTSLKEHIKYRHEKNEESFACPLCTDTFGHRTQLERHMTSHKPPRDQPPLSEEAGNRKFKCSECGKAFKYKHHLKEHLRIHSGEKPYECSNCKKRFSHSGSYSSHISSKKCIGLITVNGRLRNGNNGKPGSSPNSTTSSPESPALAQLRHKLENGRPIGAPDQQGQLDIKAEPMDFNEYRLLMASQQGYGGPGVHLNSCGGSPLGIHSSSQSPLQHLGGMGLELPLLGYTGPLGNNLSEVQRVLQIMDNTVCRQKMDGNPEEISKLRAYMKELGDQMEEQKQVQAGFQVLGHSSPTKSIIDYTLEKVNEAKSLIDDSKRQLDVKKEKPNQSMDLSGEEKFPHGQNQFLPFSCQYCKETFPGPIPLHQHERYLCKMNEEIKAVLQPTESSSVARRGAMTSELPSNERATSPINPFKDHVSVLKAYFAMNTEPNSEELLKISIAVGLPQEFVMEWFGQWKSQNHHRSSLMKKSPPHDCSGSDKKHSLNQSPMSFPVFDLHGGFANGSANHRLTKGNKFTANRQTAGDKPLDPLDHLRSNTPSPLNLSSTSSKNSQSSSYTPNSLASEDAHGDIPLDLSLPKHMAQRLATLGEKRPRQNGFIIEYSGHAKVREQGSSSLDLVNIKKEVLGSESGGTSVHQLEKSTSPIFGINPFAGASVYTSLPPHGAFPPPTFMSSAQATIPGLRPYPVLDPMSFLPHMAYTYATGAATFAEMQQRRKYQRKPCFQEELLDGTVGYLSGLDDLTDSDSLLCRKKIKKTESGKRPHQCQICKKAFKHKHHLIEHSRLHSGEKPYQCDKCGKRFSHSGSYSQHMNHRYSYCKREAEEREAAEREVREKGGGGGMVVGGVETTELLMRRAYLQGLGTLGYSDLEEQQEDGGCDLILRNGSEGRGGGEKREVDRKTYEEVIDRQEASFREREEEEEESDSRSQMHSTKDEDREDATQPMDESSREGKTDKQTEQDD